One genomic window of Hippocampus zosterae strain Florida chromosome 12, ASM2543408v3, whole genome shotgun sequence includes the following:
- the LOC127611355 gene encoding gamma-crystallin M3-like isoform X2: MGRIIFYEDRNFQGRSYETSSDCAELTSFLSRCNSCRVESGCFMVYECSNFIGHQMLVRRGEYPDNQRLMGISMSDCIRSCRMIPMHQGPFRMKIFERENFGGQMNELLDDCDNILDTLRMSDCLSAQVLEGHWLLYEQPQFRGRMFYLRPGEYRSVREMGTGPVDMRIASIRRIVETC, encoded by the exons ATGGGCAGA ATCATCTTCTATGAGGACAGAAACTTCCAAGGTCGCTCCTACGAAACCAGCAGCGACTGCGCCGAGTTGACCTCCTTCCTGAGCCGCTGCAACTCATGCCGGGTGGAGAGCGGTTGCTTCATGGTCTATGAGTGTTCTAATTTTATAGGCCACCAGATGCTGGTCCGCAGAGGAGAGTACCCCGACAACCAGCGCTTGATGGGAATCAGCATGAGCGACTGCATCCGTTCCTGCCGTATGATCCCCATG CACCAAGGTCCATTCAGGATGAAGATATTTGAGAGAGAGAATTTTGGAGGTCAAATGAACGAGCTGCTAGATGATTGCGACAACATCCTGGACACCCTGCGCATGTCAGACTGCCTGTCTGCTCAGGTGTTGGAGGGCCACTGGCTGCTGTATGAGCAGCCCCAATTCAGGGGCAGAATGTTTTACCTTAGACCAGGGGAGTACAGGAGCGTGAGAGAAATGGGCACGGGTCCGGTTGACATGAGGATTGCGTCTATCAGACGTATCGTGGAAACATGTTAA
- the LOC127611355 gene encoding gamma-crystallin M3-like isoform X1 — translation MFLQIIFYEDRNFQGRSYETSSDCAELTSFLSRCNSCRVESGCFMVYECSNFIGHQMLVRRGEYPDNQRLMGISMSDCIRSCRMIPMHQGPFRMKIFERENFGGQMNELLDDCDNILDTLRMSDCLSAQVLEGHWLLYEQPQFRGRMFYLRPGEYRSVREMGTGPVDMRIASIRRIVETC, via the exons atgtttttgcagATCATCTTCTATGAGGACAGAAACTTCCAAGGTCGCTCCTACGAAACCAGCAGCGACTGCGCCGAGTTGACCTCCTTCCTGAGCCGCTGCAACTCATGCCGGGTGGAGAGCGGTTGCTTCATGGTCTATGAGTGTTCTAATTTTATAGGCCACCAGATGCTGGTCCGCAGAGGAGAGTACCCCGACAACCAGCGCTTGATGGGAATCAGCATGAGCGACTGCATCCGTTCCTGCCGTATGATCCCCATG CACCAAGGTCCATTCAGGATGAAGATATTTGAGAGAGAGAATTTTGGAGGTCAAATGAACGAGCTGCTAGATGATTGCGACAACATCCTGGACACCCTGCGCATGTCAGACTGCCTGTCTGCTCAGGTGTTGGAGGGCCACTGGCTGCTGTATGAGCAGCCCCAATTCAGGGGCAGAATGTTTTACCTTAGACCAGGGGAGTACAGGAGCGTGAGAGAAATGGGCACGGGTCCGGTTGACATGAGGATTGCGTCTATCAGACGTATCGTGGAAACATGTTAA